CGGGGCCGGCTCGGCCAGCATCAGCGCGGCGAGCGAGGCGCGGAAGCGTTCACCGCCGGAGAGCGTGCCGGCCTGCTGGTCGGCCCGTGCGCCCTTGAACAGGAAGCGGGCGAGCCGGGCCCGGATGCGGTTGTTGGTGGCGTCCGGGGCGAAGCGGGCGACGTTCTCGACCACGGTCAGCGCAGGGTCGAGCACCTCCAGCCGCTGTGGGAGGAAGCGGTAGGGGACATGGGTCTGCGCCGTGCCGTCCTGCGGTGGGATCTCACCGGCGACGGTCCGCAGCAGGGTGGTCTTGCCGGAGCCGTTGCGGCCGGTCAGCGCGATCCGTTCGGGGCCGCGCACCTCCAGGTCGGCACGGGCGCCGTAGCGGGCCTGGAGGGCGTGCAGGGTGAGGACGGTCCGGCCCGGCGGCACGGCGGTGTGCGGCAGGTCGATGCGGATCTCGTCGTCGTCCCGGACCGCTTCGACCGCCTCGTCGAGGCGTTCCCTGGCCTCCTTGAGGCGTTCGGTGTGCATGATGCGGTGCTTGCCCGCCGATACCTGGGCCTCCCTCTTGCGCTCGTTCATGACGATCTTCGGCTCGCGCTTGGTGGCGTTCATCTTGTTGCCGTAGCGGACCCGGCGGGCCAACTTGGTGTGTGCGTCCGCCAGTTCGCGCTTCTGGCGCTGTACGTCGGCCTCGGCGGACCGCACCATCCGCTCGGCCGCTTCCTGTTCGACGGCCAGGGCGTGCTCATAGGCGCTGAAGTTGCCGCCGTACCAGTGGACCTCTCCGTCGCGGAGGTCGGCGATCCGGTCGACGAGTTCGAGGAGTTCACGGTCGTGGCTGACCACGACGAGGACGCCGGTCCAGCCGGAGACCGCCGTGTACAGCCGCTGCCGGGCCGCCCGGTCGAGGTTGTTGGTGGGCTCGTCGAGCAGCAGGACGTCCGGCCGGCGCAGCAGCAGGGCCGCCAGCCGCAGCAGCACGGACTCGCCGCCGGACACCTCGCCGATGGTG
This Streptomyces decoyicus DNA region includes the following protein-coding sequences:
- a CDS encoding ABC-F family ATP-binding cassette domain-containing protein, with translation MSKSPTSASSAAIVCTGLGFTWPDGSPVLEGFPLTVGPGRTGLIGLNGAGKSTLLKLIAGELTPTAGSIKVAGEVGYLPQHAPLDTELRVDEALGIAAARAALHAIEGGDAREEHFTVIGDDWDVEERARATLDQLGLPGLDLDRTIGEVSGGESVLLRLAALLLRRPDVLLLDEPTNNLDRAARQRLYTAVSGWTGVLVVVSHDRELLELVDRIADLRDGEVHWYGGNFSAYEHALAVEQEAAERMVRSAEADVQRQKRELADAHTKLARRVRYGNKMNATKREPKIVMNERKREAQVSAGKHRIMHTERLKEARERLDEAVEAVRDDDEIRIDLPHTAVPPGRTVLTLHALQARYGARADLEVRGPERIALTGRNGSGKTTLLRTVAGEIPPQDGTAQTHVPYRFLPQRLEVLDPALTVVENVARFAPDATNNRIRARLARFLFKGARADQQAGTLSGGERFRASLAALMLAEPAPQLLMLDEPTNNLDIASVRRLVTALESYEGALLVVSHDLAFLRDIGITRWMGLEDGELTDIAPL